The following is a genomic window from Mya arenaria isolate MELC-2E11 chromosome 4, ASM2691426v1.
TAATGTTAAAGTCACTATGCATCAATAAGCTGACCTTTCAGGCTTCTTTAGTGTTTGGTGTAAGACCAGTGATGAAAACTATGCCAGAAGATAGATTAGGTAacatattgttcataaaattgtacatatttaaaatgtacctGGGTGGGCGATGTAGGGGCGGGTCATGACACTCGAGATGGTATGCAGAGGGGCACTCGGCACACAGTATAAGGCTCTCATCTCCCCCACACTCCACACACTTGTCCTCATGTTGTATGCACTTAGCCTTTAGAAAGGAACAAGAAGGTTGCAACTTCAGACTCGATAGTTCAGTAGCCATAAGTACTGGTAAGTATTACTTGAACCGTTCTCTATTTTAGTTGATTTAATCCAAACTTGGGTTGcttgaaatttcatttacaaacatGTACGTACAGGCTATAACAGAACAGAGAACATGGATACATGCATTGTTTGAATGAAAGTATTTGCCATTGAGATGTTTTAGATTTGTTGCATTTAAGTGGTATTTCAGTCTATAGCAGATCCACAAAGTCATTGCTTTATAAGTTTGGTTGTTCTGTAGAATTTGACCTTGGCCCCTATAATAATTTACCTCCGTTCTCTTTTCTTTCTTGTCTCgttcatcatgatcatcatcatcaattcTTCTTCTACTTGAAGGctgtaaacagaaaaaaatctatGTTAATGCAAGTGATAATCTCGCATTTAATGTTCATGTGTAGGCTTGTTCCAAAtgattaatacaattgttacaTAATTAAAAGGCTTATCAAACTTAAAATTCATAAACATGGGTCAATTAGATGCATATAAGGTGCATCTTTTGTACTATAAAAattgtacatacatatatttaagtgaaaaaaccttgcatttaaatgtttatttttaactctgcattaaataaacacataatcatgcataaaaaaacacataaaccTTGAGATAATCTCTTTGACATGCCCGGTAGTGAAATTTAGAGAAATTGGGTAACAACCACATTTGGcatcaaacttaaaaaacaatGGAACTGATAGCCCATTGGGCAAACTTCCAGCCCCTCTTGGGCACCTCTAGGAGGGTGGGTTGGACACAGACTTTGCTAGTGTCACATAATAACCCATAAAAAATCACCCTATGTCATCTACCGCACATAAGGCACACTATCTTTCCTGCTTGGGCAAACTATAGAGAACGGTGCAGAGGCTAAACATGAGAAACGCTTGCTTCCAGTTGTCAAAAAGCACTCCCACCCTAAGGATATCACTCTTTAATCCTGTGAAACTTACCGCGCATCCAGCACACTTCCATTCCCCCTTGGGCACGCCATGGAGGGCAGGGCGGAGACAGAACATGTGGAATGCTTGATTACAGTCATCACACAGCAACAGCTTGTCCTCCTCTCCCTTCTTTCGACAGATTTTACATTTCTGGTGAAAAAAGGGCAGattgataatataattttatgtattgtaGTTGTATGTAGGGTTTGGAAATTCAAATACTTCTATGGGCTTACTCGAGAATTTGTTCCATTCTGCTGAAGATTTGCATTCCAAAATCCTGCatacttttaaaatttatatattttttttaatattatcatgCTCCTGGATATCTTAGATCTTATCTTAAATGGTGCAATTTCACTAGcacttttcaatttcaattttttttaattctgctAAATCGTCATATTAAAACTGACAACTTACAGCGTGCTCTGCTGATTTCTCCCACTTGATGCATGAGTCGAGTATCCCTAGCAACACGTGCAACCTTGACATGGTACCTGCCGATGCAACAGCCTCCCGCCAGCGAACCAATCCAGGGGCAACCTTTGCCTCTTCCTCTACATCAGCTGAGGAGAGTATCAGTTAGGATATAATGTCAAATATCACAGTATGTACAGTTTTCACAGCTGAATCATTTTCAGTGAAcagatattggaattaaatgaatgttttactTAATTTCAAAGTAATGATGCGACtgaatttgaaaatttgaatcTTACCTCAGTTCTAACATAAACTTCTATTGCTCTTAACTTTATCATTTTACAAGTTTTACCAGGAATTAACCCGATGCAAAAAACGCgtattcaatttttaaagtaGCGActtccattttaattttatgtacatCTCTGTGTACTCCAAAATAAAGTTTCACTGAGTGCAAACCTTATATTGAAACCACATATATTACCAGATACCCACTCCTCCCCCCAATCTGTCAAACATGAGGGTCACAGAAACCCTTGCTGAAAAATCCCCAGGAAAACCATGTAAATACATACCTTCGATCTCTGGCCTCTTCTTTTTCACAACCATGATGCCATCTCTGAATTTCTCCAAAACATGATCTTGTACTTCAAGTAGGCACTTGCCCTGTTTCAAAGAAcattcactttttgttttatttgtaattcaTACTAGTATCAACTTCATTATTGTTTCATTGTgtctaaacatgtttttattaatttattaatttctgTTCCATTCATATCAATAACATGTTTCTAGGGTTTAGTAAATTGGAAGTACAAGTTCTCGTCAATTCTTAGATCAAGACTTTATCATTCACAATAGGCTTTTGTCTCTAAAATGATAAATTCGAAACTTGTGCAGTATTTGAGCGGTGAAAGAAAGAAGTTCAAAGTTAAATTAGAATTAATCGGAAACTTGTTCTATTTATCCCCTTGAATACTTTATTcaacaacaattgtgaagaaatttATGTTATGCTCAGTCACTCTAGTAGAGACAATGTGACACAAAAGTGTGGTCTTGGGGAAAATTGAGTATCCAGATAAAACCCATTATTCTAGCTtgttgaccacaaaccaaactcacatgcagcCAAGTCCAGAATAAAACCGGCTATGCTTTGGAAAGAACCAACTCAAACAGACAAGCTACATGAACATTGATTTGCAAAATAGCATATTCCGAACACCCTAGAGTAAACGTaccattgtttgtatatcaGAGGCAGTCTCGAGACAAACCCTCCAAGTCTCAAAGTCCTCCACACCACCAAGTCCACCATTACGCAGCTTCAGTTCTGTGTCCAACAATTCCTGCaggtaaacaaataaaatttttctcagaaatataatatgtaatatgatgaATTATGTACCTTTTCATTTTGATTCCTCTTAATAGTTCTtagtttatataatgtatagatCTCCAGGctccaatttaaaaaaaacacaaacatccTTGAACTAGATTTTACAAACGACATTAATacttgtctttttaaaaaaaatccaataaagCGCATAGCTGAACAAATATTCTAGCCAGAGTTATTTACCTTGCTTTActtgtgcatttttttctggCAAATGTATACCacttttcatttgattttagtGAACAGTACCCAGTTTGGATATGGTTATCATTTTTGCTAGAAATCGCTACAAACACCAAGGCAATCATAAGATCTCAACTTTTTCCAAAAACAGACAAGGTAAAATAGTTTCTCTTGATTATCATGAAAATAGTTGACATTGAAAgccaaaaaaacaattaaatagaGAACATTACAGTAACACAATCTATACCAAAACATAAGCGGTGCATGTGCTCAGCTTTATAAAGGGAATTATTGGACATATCTGAGCCAGAGGTGGTATTcattttttgattttattgtatcTAAGAaagatgcagctttaaataggATTGCAGGACATAATAATCCTATACAGTGACTGATGTCAAACTTTAAGACCGAGTTCAGTCAGACATTTTGTAATATTCACAGGCAGTGGGCAAGTAGGGATATCACTTGGACACATGAACAATACTTTCACTCACTCTAAAAGACGTTTGGTTGGTCCCAGTACAAGGCTCTTGAGGCCTTACACTTTGACTATACTGCCAAAGATAAGAAACCTTCATCAGTGCATACATcagttttatgaacaaacacatttgtGACGTTGCCAGCGAAAATGATTCTTGGGGAATGAAATGcctttatattttacaaattagaGTGCCTCATAAGTGGACAATCATAGCCTTATGAaagtaatgtttgaaaaaaatatcattaactcaactacagtggtcgaaattaacacaagcccgcaaagCCTGTACTGCAGAAGTTTCTCCCGGGCTTGCTcgaattctgaattttatatagcagggcttgtttaaaaatttgatgccaaacaatagtataagaattcgggcttgttcatccaagtctaatttcgatgactgcaaCTAATTTAGTGACCAGTTTTTTCATTTATCCAATCACTTGGATAGATCTGGAGTTTTGACAATTAAATAACTGCCCGTCTCCACAGGACTCATTTTCGTAGACTATGTCACCATTATTCCATGAGCATTGACTCTtgattgaaatacaattaaccAAATGCACAAGTGCCAAATTAACTACACTTTGACATTAAGAGTATACCTACATGTACTTTTTATGTTTCAACATACCTTCTGAAAGAGCTCATCCATTTCTTTATCACCATCACAGTCCCTCAAAGTCAAATTCATTCTGAAATATAGAATTATGTACTCATTgaaatgcaaaaatgcatgtgtATTAATACATGATGTgatgtaattaaaaaataaaattttattatttgcagGATAATAAATGGAGAAAGATATAAAACAAGGGTTTATGTGGAAACCCAGTCATGATCCATATTTACACTGATCTGAAGTATAATGCTGACAAATATTTTGTCCCCAGTTTCATGAAGACTGCTGTACTTTGGACGATAAAAATCTTGACCAAAAATTGTTAACTAAATAAAAACTTCTGCCTGTTTTTTTTCCGACCATCTTTAACCCAAAATGATTCGATAAAAAATTTGGTGATCCATTGACCATTGACAGTCCTCTTCTACagattttacataattattatagttATACCATAATGGAGTGGGTTATTAATTCTTAGATCAAAATATAACCAGTTATCAGCTGTGCAATTCATTTAAGTAGCGTGCagatgaattaaaaacatttcaatatgcACACGCCATTTATTGATGGGTTAACTGAACAATATTGAACACTTGACCAACAACACCAAACTCTCATAATTTAAAGTATACATAACAGGCATCCAGGGATGTGAGTGACCTGGCAGATGAAGGGCTAAAACCATTTCAGCGATGTGTTCTGTGGGCGCTTAAGGGGCTGTGGAACAATGCCACAGAAGCAAAACTGGCTATTAAGAAGCTTTTTTGGATGGCTCTCCTGACACTTCAAATTTGAAGCGAAATGGAGTATTCATActattataaataacataactGGATTTAAGTCTGTAATAGAGCTATAGATCTATAACTCATGTTCATCTCAATGATGTACATATGACATCCAACAActaacaaatattgacttggtTTTATCTTTGGGGCTGTGTTAAGTTGTACCTATTTTGCCTATGTATGGCCCTGGTGATGTCAGCCTCTCGTTTTTGCAGTTCCCTCCTCAACTTGCTCTCCCGGGCACCCTGGGGATGGAGGGCCTCGATCAGCTCTGACACAACAGTCTTTGTATCATAGGTGAACCAGAGATTCTGCCCAACATGGGGAAACCTGCATGAAATTTGTTAATACagatgtattatatatatactgaaGTGAATTCAACATATCTATGAAGCTTTCTGAAAATAACACAAACCTCAAGTcacatgaaaatgtaaaaagaacatTGATTTAAGACCAGATACAACCGCACTAGGTATTTTACAATTACTCACCATTGTGATCTGATGTCCGCAAAGCATAACATACCTTGATGTGCCAGGTCTATTTTCCAGACCAGATAATTCAATGAAAACCAATGTCTTATAAATCATTAAGAGCGACTTACGTAGTGTCGACACACTTGGGTGTTCTCTTTCTCTGTCTGTTTGCTGGAGCACCCTCCTGCACATCATCTCCCTCCTCCTCCTCTTCTGAAGAGCTTGAATCTTCCTCCTCATCTTCTCCCTCCTTACGACAGCTATATGTAATCTCATCACCTACCCAGCCTGCAGATTGTGATAAATATCCTTGTTTGTTGTTCATAAAACAGAATATACAGTGATATCATCAGTCTGTTTTGttatatgctttaaaaaaataacattactttaaaactcCTTTTACATAACATTCTTATTCATAAAACCTGGAACAGCTGTTCAATAAATGAGTTCATTGACATTAATTCATTTTCTGGTCACTTATTTTACTATAACAAAGAATGGGAATAAAGCCCCTTTTATGAATACaggtttgtttataaaaatatcactctCTGCAAGTGAAGATCACTTTCTATGGTTTACCAAGTGACAGCCTTTCGACCAATGAAATTGGTGGAAATAAACTAGtcaaacaataatcaatatataGTTTGCAAAATCCACTGttcaaatcaaaaacatgtgCACGGACAATATCACAGCTCAacgattttatttataacatttctaCCTTTTTCAACAAAGACCCCAGGGGTAACATCACAGAAGATCCAGTAGCGTGAATGGTTTCTATCAATACCCACAGGCACTTGGCGCAGAGCAATTTTCGCTTGTATAACACCCTCctgaaacatatacaattttGAATTTACAGTTCGAAAACTTTATGGTTTATGTAACATAACAAAGCCTAGTATTCAGTATAAGTGACATCAACCCCCACCTTCCCAAACTATGTTATCATATTTACTGTTACAGTGTTGATTGGCCCAGGCTCTGAAGATCCTGCAactatatacacatacatgcagatTGCAGATATATACATGCGTCACTATACACTTACATGCAGACACATACATGTGacattataatttatacacatacaattgacagtatacaaatacatttgacattttacACAAACATGCTACaatttacacatacatgtacatcaaattCAATCATTCTATATTCAATATCACTTTTCGGTGTCACCTGTTCACATGTAGGTTTGGACAAATCACGGGACAATCAATTTCGCAATACATGTATCCAAATAACCATTATTGGTTGAAGTTgatcaaaaataaaacacagaaTTAAATGATAAAGCAATTGAAGAGCGAGTGGATCTAAACTTACAgacaacattttcttttgtttctgaCGTTTGAATACTTCTTCTTCTCTCTCCCTCCTGTAAATGATAACAAAGTAATGCTGCATGTACAGTCATGTATAATAGGTTTGTTTCCTTATGAAAATTTGCAAGTTAATCTGCAAATCCTGTCTACAATTTACATGTATCTCTCATGGCGCTATTATACTCAAAATCCCAAATATAAACAGAAGTAATATAATATACACGTAGTATTGGGAATCTGTTCCAATATTACTATCGATAATTGGTTCCACTCAatccttttttaaaatactagatagttcattttcttgctcataGGAAACccttacaaatatttatattttttgatgatccattttattcaaatacaatcgattgtcgccaatttcaggcccaaccaatcaattttttattataatcaatcatcggaacatcactaccGTAATACATGTAACATTGTAAAAAGTAACAGGTGAAAAACATTTCATCTAAACAAGAGCCATCTAGAGTAGTTTTACAGTTACAGCCaggtttaaagattttgcacaagaacaccaaggctatgaaaatTTCTCAACATCTTTTATTGGAAAAGTAGACAAGCTTAAAATAACCttcaatctttattttaagcatacTACATAGAATTTCGTATACATAGCCTACATACTTATTCGTACcaatctttaaaatattgtaactgGAGTTGTTAAAACATGCCTTTTTAACATGAAATGGAGAAAAGTATGTGCATTTTTCACCTTATATTGTCTAGTATTTCCTTTTGCCTACGTTCTTCAGCTGCCTGTGCAGCAGTAACTCTCCGCCGTTTGACTCTGGAGATGATATCGTCCTCATCTACATCCATGGAGGCTTCGCTGTTGTTGCCAGAGTTATGACCTTCCTCTTTCTTCCCATAGAACTGCGTTAATAATGTGTTGTTGGCGGGTGCTGGATACGccaatgtaaaacataaattaacatGTAATTTGGCAACTTATGCATATCAGTGcaacacatgttttaaataattaagtaagAGCAATGAACATCAGTGTCAATGTGATAGCTGGTTAGTAcaacacatatattaaataataaaataagagaGATGAACGTCAATGTCAACGTGATAACTGGCTGgctttattgaatttttttatttctgcaaAATTGAGACAAGCTTAACAATTCTTGCAACATGCTGCGATATTCAgcagtaaatttattttataccaGTGTTTTTCTGCTCTGTTTTCTCTTTTTCCTCGCTGTTTTCCTTATTTTCCACATTTTTCTTCCCCTCCTTTTTGGAATGTTCTCCTTTGGGTATTTTATGTGTTTCTCTCCTGCAACAAAAAGCATGATAATTTATTTAACCTTGTTCGAGTGTTTAAGCTCATGAACCAATGCAGAGCTAAGTAACTCccccaataataataattcaatgtCCCAGATTCAtgttttttggtttgtttttagATCAATATATACAGGCAagcatattttgttaaaaaatagaaaaaaggtcTGAACATTCCCCATGTACCAGAGTTAAGTTGCTTAAatatttgagaaatattttacgtcaagtccctttaaattgaacataattggTGAAAACCTACACGCCAGTATATTTACactatacaataaaatataaccCACGTACCAGAGTCTGGCAGATTCCAGTTGTCTTTCCTCCATGTAATCTTGCACAGCGTAGGTGCCCATGATGCGGAGACACAGACCTTTGAGAATGGCAATCTTCTGGATGGGCTCGAGATCATACAACTCCTGGTTCTCCAACAACTGTATTAGGTCATCCGCCTGGTGAAGAAAAATACACAAGACCTCAGAGAAAACAACGAAAACACAGTAGAGacataacaacacaacataACACAGGGAGACATAACTTTGTCATGATAAATCACCATTACTGCAATAAGCAAAGGAACAACATAACAGTTAACATACCACTTCTAGACCTGCATCCTCGGCCTCATCACTCGAATCACTACGGTCATCACGGACGTCTTGTCGCCGCAAACTTAATCGTACCAGTTCTGTGCATGTGGCAGGATTCACTGGGATATCGTACAGGGGCACCTTCAAATCCTCATACTCCTGAAAAAAACACCAGTGTAAAGAATGCACTATCATCATGAACAATTCAtggtcattatttttattaccgGCATACCCAAATAGTTGAGACAAATAGGCCTTTATGACAAAAAAGCATTTACCTACAGGCTTGGAATAAGTTGATATTCTCAAAAGTAATTGTATATTATGTCATTTTCATGAAAGGAACCAGATTAAAAGAATCATAACTCGAGGAATTACAGGTAAttaatgtgtacatgtattttttttataagcatAATCTTCAAATTTTGGATAAgtcttaaatgttattttttcaatttgttcTAACCTCTGCTATTTGGTCCTGCAGCAAAGTCTGCAGCAGCACAGTGAGTGTCCGGGATAGATAGGTAAATCCGTCCTTACCCGATGTCAGTGCCTTCATCAAAGCATCTAAAATAaggaggtttctgagttttattatttttttctgtatacaTCTTTTTATAGGACATTAATTTGTTCAATATAATGCTTATTCCAAAAGACAAGTGCAATTCTCATTGTCTGGACAAGTATTACCTGTGTATATTGGGTATTCGTCATCCGGCATAAGGAGGCCAGAGTAACAAGAGATGAACtctgttaccatggcaacatcTCCAAACGCCTCGTTCGGCAGTCCGTCTGGCGTTGAAACCAGTGTGGGGTCTGGCAGGGGCTTTAGCTCCAGGTCTGTGTCCTCAAATTTCTGAAAAGTACATTGTAGAAAATTCCACCATCACAGAGATTTTCTTTCCTGAGTTTCTGGTCAGTAGATggataaatgattttattacatacccatcataaatccactcacaatacaaaatacaaaagtcgatattccactccagtgcaatacatatgtattacaCTCTTCTGTTGTCACAtcataaacaaatgatatcatTGCGTGATGCTAAAATGAAGTCGAAAAATTAATAGCGAAAAACACATGTCTACtgtaatgtataaaataaaagggTTATAACACTGCTTTTTGATCAGGAATGTATGTTTCAACACTGAAAGATTTTAGCAGATTTATCAGCAAAAATCCACCCGAGATGAATACAAAGAAATCACAGATCGAAACGCAGTACCAATAACcctattatattgatatttgtttaacatgtgaCATCCAttgtatttcttgtttattgCATCTATTTTTGGCTATAGGGTCCTGTTGCTGTAAAACCAGACTGTGTTGTttctgataacaagcttgtgtTGTCCCTTTAATCTCATTTAATTTGAGTGATTTGAATAGGATGCACTGGTTATGCCAGCTGTTTGCTTCCCTGACATAGTGGTCATATATCAATGTAAATATCCAAATCCTCAATGCTaagtttataatgtattaaaaccGAATGGTTGCATATGAATAGACTTACCTTTCGTGATTCTTTCAACTTTTCCTTGATTTTCACAATTgcctgtttttttctttctagaGCCCTCTTTGCCAAGTATTCTTTCTTTTCATCTTCATTCATCTTAGACCTGCAAACATGACATTTCaaagtattataaataaacatttttattttaaattgaaaccCATTTTACTACTATCAAAAACACCAGTAACAAAACGGTCAAAGAATCCTTTTTTGAACAAATTCCAGAGTACTGTTTTTCATGTTTCCAGATTCTACAAAATGACAATCTTGCCAATACTGTTAGTAAGTCTTTAAATAGGGTTTTACAGTTATAAAGAGGAGTTTGCACCCTGTCCTTTGACCGCGGTGACAGTCagtcgggggcataaaaatatgaCCCATATTTACAACAAAGGGCCAATTAAAGGAGACCCAATTAGAATGTACATACAGCAAAAGTTTTTCTTGATAGCGTTCGTATTTCTTCATGACGGCTTCTTTGAGTTTTTCTGGCAGTTTTTCGCGCTGCGAGTTTGTAAGGATTCTTGCTGCCTGGGCTGCATATACACCTATTAAATTCCTGTCTGCCTTCTTCATAGCCAGCTGAAGCCTGGAACATGTAAAACTATGCTTAAGCTAGACCAAGTACAGTAATTTTCTATCAGCAGTGTTTTTTCCTTTATATTGAGGCATTCTGATTTGGGAAAATTGTATCTCTTTAACTCTAACTGGAAATTCTTATTTCAAACTGGCCGGAAAGAACACTGTGGACATTAAGTCACGTGAGCACTAAAAgcaaagtgttttatttttttaacaatagtCATTTACATTTAGACTCTATGATCAAATTCCTAAGTATTCATTAGAAAAAAAGCAGAATAGAAAGCTCAGATAAGTATAGTCTGTTGAAATAGGCAATGCGTTatgtgctgttgtttttttaattttatacttaCTTTTGGACGACAATGGGTGTTTTAGGTGGGCTCATTAACTTCTTCCTAGCATCTGATACCTTCTGATCCTTAAAAGGAGACTTGTGTTTTGTAGGAGTTCCACTCTGACTCTTACTCATTTTTTCAGGAGTCTTGAGTCCTTTCTTCTTGGCTGACATGTCCAGCAATGTCAATTGTTTAGGGTCCTGCCCTTTCCTCTTTCTGTTCTTATCTTTCCCCTTTTTCAACTCCTTTAATTTCTTCTTCTCTATTTTCTTCTTTATGTCCGCTAATGATAATTCTTTCTTAGgccttttctttttcattttcttttgaatgTCAGCCAAAGACACAGAATCACTATTCTTTGTCTTACTTTTCTTCACTTTGTTAGTATCCTCATCACTAGAACTTCTCTTTTTAGGAGTCAATTGAGTTTTCACCACAGCTAAGGGTGTGTCCGAGTCTGACCCATCTGATAGTTCAACTATACTGCCATTTGCTTGCACTTCATCTTCCTCATCAGATGACTCCTCATCTGATGAGTTTAATGTTATAACTTTCTTATTCTTGCTAGCACTAGATTTCTCCATCAACTGTTTAGCTCTTTCACTCTTCTTTTCTATTTTAGATATGGATTTCTTGGCTATTTCTTTTCGTTTTTCCTCCTTGGcatctaattttgttttaattcttgGCGAGTTTTTACTTGGCGAGGTGCGATGCTTGGATTCATCATCAATTCTTTTTACGATTTCGTCTTGTCGCCACTTAAAACATAAAGGTGTTCATAAATTACATGACAGTTATAAGCGTTTGACATTAGTGTGGTCCTGGGATCCCGAGGACGCCAAATTTCATGAAGGGACATCAGAACCTCCAAGACCCAAAAGGACACAatcattttttgtcagaaaataaataggaacccaaaatacatgtatgatcatGTAACTATCAAGAAGACAATAATTTGAAATccagaaaatgattttatttgctgatgattCAAAACAGGCAGTAAAATAGTGCACATTGTTATGCAAGTCAATTTTAAGTTTGACATTTTTGGTAGGCGAAAAAGCTTTGCAGTCTATTCATTTGTACTTAACTCTTTTTATTTGGGATGAAAACAGGTGTGCATTGTATGACCTTAAAAATGATGGCGCATTTTGGCTCAAACATGCAGGAATGGATTAAGGAGCCATTTGGCGCAATCATTGCAAGAAAACATAAGGGAGCATTATCCCACAATTATGCGGTAAAGGGATAAGCAGTTTTCTACTGAGCAATGACaattgacaattttttaaaaaacacttgATTATAATTCTGGTGTACCTCAGAGCCCCTGGGAATTATAGTTATTGTCAGCACCAGGTAATTGTctgcttaaaacataaaacaattgcttgtgaaatGGCAACAAACCAGCATCCTAACATAATTCCTGGCTTGTGAAAAGCCAACAAGCCAAACTGGGTTAAAATTCAAATGTGGAACAAGCCAGATGTTTTACCAGTATCAAGCTTACAAAGCTGTATTTAAAGGGTCACTCACTTTTATAGATTGGAGCAGGAACGAAGCAAATTTGCTGGTAAGGTCAAACTTCTTTACTTGAACATCATCTACAATCCATGGACTGCTCGATGTCTGCCCAGCTCTCACTGCGTATGTACGGATGAACAGACGCAACAGTTCTTTTGAAGGTGGTTTGTCCCCTCGacttgaaaaaaagaaacacatagTCAAAatcatacaaatgaaatataaggtCATATGCCTCTGAAATATCTTGCCATATTTCATGAATGactatttaatattaataaatatctgATGGAAAAAGAACGCCAAATGATAGTCAagagatatttttgaaaataaaatattatctgatGTAACAATACACATGAATGTGTCTTACAGTTTAAAGAAAAGATAATGTACACAAAGTCACAAATTTGATCCTGAAATTACCTTAAATCTTCAGCAGGAACTGAATGAATGACGCTGTCTTCATTTTCAAAACGGATGCTGTATTTATATGGCAGCAactata
Proteins encoded in this region:
- the LOC128231726 gene encoding tyrosine-protein kinase BAZ1B-like isoform X1; this translates as MPLLSKRIFGCSKSVEDIKPEEKVYTIEHTKENFRSQQEYEKRLQLYNRRIWTCQSTGHVNLTHEEAWNSEKAVLKTLKEQFAPCYDKPVLALVHHCTKSLEVLVDEAWLMLQQVLVVDEKVLLKVKSGGKTMKAVVVRVDTNGYKGNPTSNCSSPSSDKENNDSNTSPKKWVPPKLLPYKYSIRFENEDSVIHSVPAEDLSRGDKPPSKELLRLFIRTYAVRAGQTSSSPWIVDDVQVKKFDLTSKFASFLLQSIKWRQDEIVKRIDDESKHRTSPSKNSPRIKTKLDAKEEKRKEIAKKSISKIEKKSERAKQLMEKSSASKNKKVITLNSSDEESSDEEDEVQANGSIVELSDGSDSDTPLAVVKTQLTPKKRSSSDEDTNKVKKSKTKNSDSVSLADIQKKMKKKRPKKELSLADIKKKIEKKKLKELKKGKDKNRKRKGQDPKQLTLLDMSAKKKGLKTPEKMSKSQSGTPTKHKSPFKDQKVSDARKKLMSPPKTPIVVQKLQLAMKKADRNLIGVYAAQAARILTNSQREKLPEKLKEAVMKKYERYQEKLLLSKMNEDEKKEYLAKRALERKKQAIVKIKEKLKESRKKFEDTDLELKPLPDPTLVSTPDGLPNEAFGDVAMVTEFISCYSGLLMPDDEYPIYTDALMKALTSGKDGFTYLSRTLTVLLQTLLQDQIAEEYEDLKVPLYDIPVNPATCTELVRLSLRRQDVRDDRSDSSDEAEDAGLEVADDLIQLLENQELYDLEPIQKIAILKGLCLRIMGTYAVQDYMEERQLESARLWRETHKIPKGEHSKKEGKKNVENKENSEEKEKTEQKNTAPANNTLLTQFYGKKEEGHNSGNNSEASMDVDEDDIISRVKRRRVTAAQAAEERRQKEILDNIRREREEEVFKRQKQKKMLSEGVIQAKIALRQVPVGIDRNHSRYWIFCDVTPGVFVEKGWVGDEITYSCRKEGEDEEEDSSSSEEEEEGDDVQEGAPANRQRKRTPKCVDTTFPHVGQNLWFTYDTKTVVSELIEALHPQGARESKLRRELQKREADITRAIHRQNRMNLTLRDCDGDKEMDELFQKYSQSVRPQEPCTGTNQTSFRELLDTELKLRNGGLGGVEDFETWRVCLETASDIQTMGKCLLEVQDHVLEKFRDGIMVVKKKRPEIEADVEEEAKVAPGLVRWREAVASAGTMSRLHVLLGILDSCIKWEKSAEHAKCKICRKKGEEDKLLLCDDCNQAFHMFCLRPALHGVPKGEWKCAGCAPSSRRRIDDDDHDERDKKEKRTEAKCIQHEDKCVECGGDESLILCAECPSAYHLECHDPPLHRPPRGRWVCHYCKNGITKKTRSSAGRGGGQRVQRKRYKEVSESEQESDNNSDTEEEYWEEAPPPPKKRARNSHESGGRAAVGQKKTSPRAEESRSRKRVSAPSPEIEYESRGKSSRRAPSELSLMEDIINKMMDYKQAWPFWEMVSKRDVPDYYNIIKQPISFQKIKDRLNCLVYGSPQEVLDAVALLFRNAVEYNRVGSEVYDCIEASEKYFVDLLKRDLPFYAYSRDSKSNGFNDHMSTDDGRRSRRSK